One window of the Epinephelus moara isolate mb chromosome 22, YSFRI_EMoa_1.0, whole genome shotgun sequence genome contains the following:
- the rpz2 gene encoding rapunzel 2, with product MADAEKIKKTAAKVLCCVEKVSSFASSIDPIFGIVSSLVGVARKGLIKEEGHALDKDFQQLHTKLQSISEKNHQCLRKIHIDEVNETYGKYEEYIKHQYTAFNNMVAEVKKDPDNTKRHMEKFEKTYERDKSDMSLDIYYRGVMGTNLLFGRPLLKVYLDNCDGNREIMERRCSHITHLFHMGLIALMAYTAVTEDDEDEVREKWAKRVADIQQKMQEILSQCKDNSS from the coding sequence atgGCTGATGCAGAAAAGATCAAGAAAACTGCAGCCAAAGTGCTGTGTTGCGTGGAGAAGGTTTCCTCTTTCGCCTCTTCCATCGACCCCATCTTTGGGATCGTCTCCTCCCTGGTTGGGGTGGCTCGCAAGGGTCTGATCAAGGAGGAGGGCCACGCTCTAGACAAGGACTTCCAGCAGCTCCACACCAAACTGCAGAGCATCTCTGAGAAGAACCATCAATGCCTGAGGAAGATCCACATCGACGAGGTGAACGAAACCTACGGCAAGTACGAGGAGTACATTAAGCACCAGTACACTGCCTTCAACAACATGGTGGCGGAGGTGAAGAAAGATCCAGACAACACTAAGCGCCACATGGAGAAATTTGAGAAGACTTATGAGAGAGACAAAAGTGACATGAGCCTGGATATATACTACCGCGGTGTGATGGGCACCAACTTGCTGTTTGGGAGACCCCTGCTGAAGGTGTACCTGGACAACTGCGACGGCAACCGTGAGATCATGGAGCGCCGCTGTTCACACATCACCCACCTGTTCCACATGGGCCTCATTGCCCTCATGGCCTACACAGCTGTGACAGAGGACGACGAAGACGAGGTGCGGGAGAAGTGGGCCAAGAGGGTGGCGGACATCCAGCAGAAGATGCAAGAGATTCTCAGTCAGTGCAAGGACAACTCGTCCTGA
- the si:dkey-266f7.9 gene encoding 1-phosphatidylinositol phosphodiesterase, with the protein MMSSIRRGPVKMQKMLIELMVLVGVIGLSYGAVQRPDYDDTPNPEFLNPSWMTSIPDDQPLSEVTMPGTHNTMALYGGVYAECQTWSLASQLRAGVRFLDVRVRHVKGNLTIHHGVSYQRAHFGHVLEGVADFLSEYPSETVLMRVKEEFSETYDIYGAVVDYIHRYAHWDLLWHSRLVPTMGEARGKLIVLQDFPGPDLGMRYGSLDIADDWRVPTLLHVEEKWQSIYEHLEAAPAGNKAQIFLTYSSGAGVFAYPRAVAQRVNTQLYDYLRAKTDLNQRLGIVCMDFPAAPIMQLIIDFQLRENAKRKQVFNAAPSKASLKYTISKLRREMIKHFTVNV; encoded by the exons ATGATGAGCAGCATCAGACGAGGTCCAGTGAAAATGCAGAAGATGTTAATTGAGTTGATGGTGCTGGTGGG AGTCATTGGTTTGAGTTATGGTGCTGTTCAGAGACCAGACTATGACGATACACCCAACCCAGAGTTCCTCAATCCGTCCTGGATGACCAGCATCCCCGATGATCAGCCGCTGTCTGAGGTCACCATGCCTGGGACCCACAACACCATGGCCCTGTACGGCGGTGTGTATGCCGAGTGCCAGACCTGGAGCCTGGCCTCCCAGCTCCGAGCCGGTGTTCGCTTTCTGGACGTCCGTGTCCGTCACGTCAAGGGGAACCTCACCATCCATCATGGAGTATCCTATCAGCGGGCACACTTTGGCCACGTACTGGAGGGTGTGGCTGACTTTCTTAGTGAGTATCCCAGTGAGACAGTGCTGATGCGGGTGAAGGAGGAGTTCAGTGAGACGTACGACATCTATGGTGCTGTGGTAGACTACATCCATCGTTACGCTCACTGGGACCTGCTGTGGCACAGCCGGCTTGTGCCGACCATGGGAGAGGCCCGAGGGAAACTCATCGTCCTGCAAGACTTTCCTGGACCAGACCTGGGGATGCGCTATGGCTCCCTGGACATAGCTGATGACTGGAGG GTACCCACACTTCTGCATgtggaggagaaatggcagagcatctATGAGCACCTGGAGGCTGCACCTGCTGGAAACAAGGCCCAGATTTTCCTCACCTACAGCAGTGGAGCTGGTGTGTTTGCATACCCCAGAGCCGTCGCTCAGCGCGTCAACACACAGCTGTATGACTACCTGAGGGCCAAGACGGACCTGAACCAGCGCCTTGGAATTGTATGCATGGACTTCCCTGCTGCTCCCATTATGCAACTAATCATTGACTTCCAACTGAGAGAGAATGCAAAGAGAAAACAGGTCTTTAATGCAGCACCTAGCAAGGCAAGTTTGAAATATACAATTTCCAAACTGAGAAGGGAGATGATCAAACATTTTACTGTTAATGTCTGA